The DNA region GTGATGAAATTAAACAATTCAATGTGTTCTTCGCTTACAGAGCTATCTTTTATCATTAAAGGCAGGTCTGTTAGTTTAAACCAGGCCAGGTCGGCAATATCATCCTGGGCTTTTGGCTTATATTTACCCGTGTTTTATTATATTGTGTCAATTATACGCAAATATAAATATGTGTTTTTTATACACAAATTATTTTTTAGAAATCTTTGATAAGCTCGTCATGCTGAGTGATTGAATCCATGGACTCTGAAGGTTAGATGACAAAGAGGGCATGTCAGTCTGAGCTTGTCGAAGACTCGTGTGCAGAGGCCTGCCCGCCATACTTCGACGGGCTCAGCATGCAATGTCATTAAGTTAAGAAAAATCCCCCAGAGGGGGAACAGGTTTGTAGCAAAATATTATACCAATAACAACCGTGCCAGAGGTACGGAACACCGGAGTTGTGTACCGCTGGCACACCAAAAATCTATTCAAAATGGTTTCTACAAACCTTTTGCACCTCTGGTGCAGCTTGTCAATCTCTTAACTTAATGACATTGCTCAGTATGACACCCATTTTTTAAGTTGTCATGGGTAACTTGTTTCAGCACCCCACAAGCCGAGGCGCAAGCATAGCGGAGACTTAGCCTGTGGGATCCCGAAATAAATTCGGGATGACGAATGGGGCATGCTGAACTTGTTTTAGTACCCCATAAGCAGAGGCGCAAACATAGCGGAGACTAAGCATGTGGGATCCCGAAATAAATTCGGGACGACGAAATAGTAAAAGTCTCCCCAACCGGGGGGGATTTAGAGGGGGCTTGGCTTATATCTCGAAACTAATTCCCTCTTTCTTCAACTGAAAATACTTTTCCTCATTAAAGCGAAAAAGGTTACCCGGTCTGCCGGCGCCTTCGAGGGCTTGTTTTTCGGTAGTTTCTTCGAGGAAGCCGTATTTGGTGATCTTCTTTTTAAAGTTACGGCGGTCGATAGGACGGTCGAGCACGGCGAGGTAGAGTTTTTCGAGTTCGGAGAAGGGGAACTTTTCTTCAAGCAGCTCGAAACCTACGGGCTGATAAAGCATTTTACTTTTAAGGCGTTCGCGCGCTACGCTGATAATGGTTGTATGATCGAATGCCAGGGCCGGGAGCTTTTTGATATTGAACCAGTTTACATCGCTGGCGTCGGTAGCGGCTTTAACAACAAAGGCATCAGGCCGCACGAGGCCGTAATACGTTATGGAGATCACCCGGTTACGTGGGTCGCGCCCTGGCTGGCCAAAGCTGTATAACTGCTCCAGGTAGGTGATGTTTACGCCGGTTTCTTCCCTTAGCTCACGCTGAATAGCTTCCTCTAATGATTCATGGTCGGCCACCAGGCCGCCCGGCAGCGCCCAGCTGTTTTTAAAAGGCTCAATATTGCGTTTGATGAGCAGTACGGACAATCCCTCTTTGGAGGTATATCCAAATACTACGGCATCAACGGCAACCTTTATATTTTGGGCGACTGACATAATACAAAGTTAGATATTGAGAAGCGGTGGGGCAAGAGAAAGGCAACTATTCAATCAATTAAAACCAGCGTATGGGCCACTATTTCATTATGTTTTATTAGCTGATGAGGTAACCTGTTTAGCGGGAGGAATATTTAAAAGTTTTTTTATTTAAAAATTTTCTTGTAAATATGCCCTACCAATCAGTAAACCGTTTTACCGCCGCTTATGCTCCACGATAAGGAATATCAAATGTGGCCTGATGCCCGGTTATTGGAGCAGTTAAGGCTTGATGACCGTAAGGCATTTGAAATCCTGTACCATAAATATTCGTCGAAGTTGTTTTACGCGGCTTATAATCTTTTCAGGGATAAGGATGTTTGTGAAGACCTGGTGCAAGAGTTATTTATTGATTTATGGACAAAGCGCAATCAGCTAAATATCACTTCGCTCGAAGCTTACCTCAAAGTAGCCATCAGGCACCGCGTGTTATTTTATCTTCGCACTAAAAAGGCATCGGTAGATCTTGCGGTGATTGAAACGCTCGTTGAAAAATATTCGGCAGATAGTAAATTGTTCCAGGATGATATTGCTCATTTACTGGAAGATGGCGTGGCTCAGTTACCCGAAAAATGCAGGCAGATCTTTACCCTGAGCCGTAAAGAGTATCTCAGCAATAAAGAAATAGCTGCCCGGCTAAACATTTCTATTAAAACCGTCGAAAACCAGATCACTATTGCTTTGAGGTATCTGCGTACCGGTTTAACCGATTATCTGCCGTCGGTGGTGGCACTGGTAATGCTGCATATGTTTGGCAAATAGTGGTGTTAATAATCAGCGATTATTTCCTCGTGTTTTATTTTTCTTTTCTGGCTTCACTTTACTATCTGTGTTGTCGAAACTAACCTTTCCTGTAGCATCATCTTGTTTGCTGTTAAAGTTAAAGTCAACCGTACCAATTACCTCTTCGCCCCTATAATATTCTTCTATTAATTTATCTATACTATATTTTCCTGAATGATAAAATAACAATGCGGTATTAAGAATGCGCCATGCTTTTCTGGTGTCGTTTGATTTACGAACGATATTGAATGCTGTTAATAATGTTAATGAAATGCTTGAAACAATTGCACATATTTTTAATATTTGAGGACATACTGCTAATAAAGCCGAATCTTCCTTCTTAACTCCAATAAAACCAGCTACAAAAACAGAGGTGGATATAGAAATGAACCCCAATATATAAATCGCGTAATTATAAGCCGTTGAAATTAGGTTCCAAGTTTTTAAGTGACCTTTTATCTTATGTACAATTTCGCCCTCTGTCATTGCATAGGTGCTGTAAGGTGATCTTTCGGTAGGCATCGGTTTGTTTTTTTAAGTGTTTAGGTGTGGCAGGAAATAATTAATTATCTAATTTAATAAATATAATTTTCTTATTATCAATTACTTGTATGTTTTTGGTGGTTTTTTTAAAAATATTTTCAATTGCTTTGGGGGGTACCCCGGTTTATTGCATCCTGCAATTATAAACCATGGCAAAATTCCCTTTCAGAAAAAAACAATCCGGTGCAAATAACAGGCATTTGCAGGAAGAGCTTGTAAATAAATATTTCGACGAGCTCGATCTCCGCGGCGTACAAAACGAGGCAGGTGATGAGGTGGAATTTAACGCTGATGGCGTATACAGCAGGATCAATGCAGCTATAGATAATAGGGAAAAGAAAACATCAGGTAAATCAAAAAAATGG from Mucilaginibacter sp. SJ includes:
- a CDS encoding NUDIX hydrolase; the encoded protein is MSVAQNIKVAVDAVVFGYTSKEGLSVLLIKRNIEPFKNSWALPGGLVADHESLEEAIQRELREETGVNITYLEQLYSFGQPGRDPRNRVISITYYGLVRPDAFVVKAATDASDVNWFNIKKLPALAFDHTTIISVARERLKSKMLYQPVGFELLEEKFPFSELEKLYLAVLDRPIDRRNFKKKITKYGFLEETTEKQALEGAGRPGNLFRFNEEKYFQLKKEGISFEI
- a CDS encoding RNA polymerase sigma-70 factor; translated protein: MLHDKEYQMWPDARLLEQLRLDDRKAFEILYHKYSSKLFYAAYNLFRDKDVCEDLVQELFIDLWTKRNQLNITSLEAYLKVAIRHRVLFYLRTKKASVDLAVIETLVEKYSADSKLFQDDIAHLLEDGVAQLPEKCRQIFTLSRKEYLSNKEIAARLNISIKTVENQITIALRYLRTGLTDYLPSVVALVMLHMFGK